ctctgctcagaGCGACTCCTCTCCTTCAGACGGAGTTCCCTCTGTCGGGCCTCCAGGATCTTCTCTCGCTTCGTCTCTCGTTCAAACATCTGCAGACGGATCGACTGATCATCAACGAGAACAAACTGAAGCTTCACAGGTTCATTCTGATTTTTATCATTACTTACTTAGCATTACTCTGCTTCTTTATCAATAAAGTTTTACTTACAAACTCTCTGTACAGAGCCTGAGGACCACGCCATGTTCTGTAtcaatgtgtttgtaatgtttaGATCTTTTCTGGCCTCATATcggctttatttttctttaaatggtctgattctgattctgattctgttcaCGTCACTTTAATCTGCACGACGAGCGAACAGGAGCTCTTGAAGGCCTGCTGGTCTCTGGTCTGACTGAGGACTCCGGTCCTGTCCATCTTTggtttcctgtcatctccaAAATAAAGACTTTTCTGTTTCACTAATGTGTGAGACTTCCTGTGTGTCTTGACCCTGAATCAGATCTGAGACCAGCAGGTGTCTGGGTGTCTCTTACAGCAGCGAGTAGACTCTTCTCATTCTTCTGGAGCGTCGACAGTCCGGAGCAGATCTCCAGCAGCGTGGCTCCGCCCTGCTGAGAGCCGCAAGCCACCAGACGGCCGTTATCTTGAAGCCGCAGACTGTACAGGGCCTCgtcacacacctgagcaccaacacacaaaaacaaaaacctgcaagTGAGTCAGATCAAAACGGATTGAAAGACGAGTCTCAGTTCACAGGTGAGACGGACGCACCTTGAGACTCAGCGTGGGGTCGTTCTGTTTGAACAAGATGTCCCAGATATCAAGCACGCCGTCCATCTTCACAGTGAAGAAGACGGCAGGTCTGACTGGACTCCAGCAGGCGTCCGTCAGGTAGGACATCTGATACCTGACACACAGAGGACATAGACAGCCAGAGCTTAAGTCTGTTTGGGCAAGATGAAGGTGTGGACAGGTCGGAACAAACAGAACGAGACGACtcaagacaaagagagacactgTCAGATGAAACAGACTGACAGGACATGAGACAGGATGGGGAGAGACCAGATAACATTACGTAGAGATAAATTTAGACAAAAGAAGACGGGCTGGATAGTCCAGGACGACTGGACACAtgacagaaagaggaaaagttGAGATGGAACGGAACAAGATTAACCTGGAGGCAAAAGACCAGGAGGACATGAGACTGAACAGACGGAATGGGACAGGACAGGTTGAGAGGAGACAGATGAGTCAGGAAGACAGCAGTGAAAGAAGACTTTAAAGAAATCATCTCTACAGATCTTTCTGATTGGTTGAACACTGAGCAGAGGTGATGATATAACTTCCTGTTGGTGTGTCTGAGTCCTACCTGGTCCACATGATGGACGACTCCTTGATGTCCTCAGACCAAATGCGAGCAGTCCAGTCCCCCACGGTGAGGAAGTTCTTGGGGAAAAAGGGGTTCCTCTGCAGGGCGTAGACGGGTCCGTGGTGACCGTCGTACGTACACACGATCTTCTCCGCCGGCGTCTTCGCCTTCCTGTTACAGGACATCACCACGCCCTGCTCCGTCCCCACCATGAACTTAGTGGGCTGGAAAGACAATGAGGACAGGGACACACTGAGACGGAGATAGAACTACAAACAGCTGTCCTCCCCTGAAGACGAGTGTATACCTTCTCTAATGTGTTTCAAACAAGTGACCCTCACCATGGTGGACTCAAACTCCAGAGACACACCCCCTAAAGCTCGGTCCAGGTGTCCCTCTCTGCTTGGGTCCAGAACCAGACACTCTGTTGGCTCACTCAGCCTGCGGACGTCCCACCAAAGGACCTGACAGGAACAGAGACAGTTTTAAACACCTGTCTGGCACCTGCATACCAGTCCTTCACCTGCCTACCTGTCCTTCACATGTCTATCTGTCCAACATCCATCTACCTGTCCGTCAGTGGAGGCAGAAAAGGCGTCTGTCCCGGTCTTGGACTGCAGCCAGATGATCTTGTAGACGGGGTCTCTGTGGCTGTGTTCCACAGAGGACACCTCCACCGGCTGACTGCCTCTCCGGGTGTCCCAGTACGCTGAAACAAGCACGCCCACAGATGAGTAAACCTAATCAGCTGGAGATTCACCTGTCCATCAGCCTGGACCTGAACCCACCAATCTGTCCATTGTAGCAGCCTCCCACCAGAGTGTGGGAGTCTTTGGGGTTGTAGTCGAGACAGACGAGAGGAGACGCCGGCTTCAGGGTCATCTCAGGTCTGTTCGGgttctctgcaacacaaacaaatccagGTGTGATTGGGCAGACTCTAAGAACCCTGCGAACTCTGAGGACTTTGAAGAACCTGAGGACTCTGAGACCTCTGTAGACTCTGAGAACTCTGAGAACTCTGAGACCTCTGAGACCTCTGAAGACTCCGAGAACTCTGAGAACTCTGAGAACTCTGAGACCTCTGAGACCTCTGAAGACTCTGAGAACTCTGAGAACTCTGAGACCTCTGAGACCTCTGAAGACTCCGAGAACTCTGAGAACTCTGAGACCTCTGAGACCTCTGAGACCTCTGTAGACTCTGAGAACTCTGAGACCTCTGAAGACTCCGAGAACTCTGAGAACTCTGAGAACTCTGAGAACTCTGAGACCTCTGAGACCTCTGAAGACTCTGAGAACTCTGAGGACTCTGAGGACTCTGAGAACCCTGAGGACTCTGAGGACTCTGAGAACCCTGAGGACTCTGAGAACTCTGAGGACTCTGAGAACCCTGAGGACTCTGAGAACCCTGAGGACTCTGAGAACTCTGAGGACTCTGAGACCTCTGAAGACTCCGAGAACTCTGAGGACTCTGAGAACCCTGAGGACTCTGAGAACCCTGAGGACTCTGAGAACTCTGAGGACTCTGAGAACCCTGAGGACTCTGAGAACTCTGAGGACTCTGAGACCTCTGAAGACTCTGAGAACTCTGAGGACTCCGAGACCTCTGAAGACTCTGAGAACCCTGAGGACTCTGAGAACCCTGATGACTCTGAGACCTCTGAAGACTCTGAGAACTCTGCGGACTCTGAGAACTCTGAGGACTCTGAGACCTCTGAAGACTCTGAGAACCCTAAGGACTCTGAGAACTCTGAGACCTCTGAAGACTCTGAGAACCCTGAGGACTCTGAGACCTCTGAAGACTCTGAGAACCCTGAGGACTCTGAGAAACCTGAGGACTCTGAGGCCTCTGAAGACTCTGAGAACCCTGAGGACTCTGAGAACTCTGAAGACTCCGAGAACTCTGAGGACTCTGAGAACTCTGAGAACTCTGAGACCTCTGAGACCTCTGAAGACTTCGAGAACTCTGAGGACTCTGAGGAGGTCTAATCCAGCTGCTGCCTGTCTCACCGACGTCCCAGATGTACGAGTCCAGGCTCGTCTCTCTTGAGGTCTTCTGGAACTCCAGGCAGGAGTAGGCCGCCGCCAACTTCCTGCCGCCGTCAGGATGCCACGACAGACCGGTGACGGTCCGCTTCAGCTCGTTCGgatctctgcagacacacaggtgagaagaaaTGTGATGTCAGCTGTTACCTGTCTGACACTCTGTGATGTCAGCTGTTACCTGTCTGACACTCTGTGATGTCAGCTGTTACCTGTCTGACACTCTGTGATGTCTGACACTCTGTGATGTCAGCTGTTACCTGTCTGACACTCTGTGATGTCAGCTGTTACCTGTCTGACACTCTGTGATGTCAGCTGATACCTGTCTGACACTCTGTGATGTCAGCTGATACCTGTCTAACACTCTGTGATGTCAGCTGTTACCTGTCTGACACTCTGTGATGTCAGCTGTTACCTGTCTAACACTCTGTGATGTCAGCTGTTACCTGTCTGACACTCTGT
This is a stretch of genomic DNA from Sparus aurata unplaced genomic scaffold, fSpaAur1.1, whole genome shotgun sequence. It encodes these proteins:
- the dnai2b gene encoding dynein intermediate chain 3, ciliary yields the protein MEIVHVYTKLRSEFGRECLFSDRPAELLVDVPPDPSLALQFIQKTHRDQAVQACRDMSEHQVNTERFESDSCGINHVEGGWPKDVNPQEMEQTIRFRKKVEKDESYINSILQLGSAMEHCIRQNNAVDIYQEYFEDEEEVEESQEPPSAKTINVFRDPNELKRTVTGLSWHPDGGRKLAAAYSCLEFQKTSRETSLDSYIWDVENPNRPEMTLKPASPLVCLDYNPKDSHTLVGGCYNGQIAYWDTRRGSQPVEVSSVEHSHRDPVYKIIWLQSKTGTDAFSASTDGQVLWWDVRRLSEPTECLVLDPSREGHLDRALGGVSLEFESTMPTKFMVGTEQGVVMSCNRKAKTPAEKIVCTYDGHHGPVYALQRNPFFPKNFLTVGDWTARIWSEDIKESSIMWTRYQMSYLTDACWSPVRPAVFFTVKMDGVLDIWDILFKQNDPTLSLKVCDEALYSLRLQDNGRLVACGSQQGGATLLEICSGLSTLQKNEKSLLAAMFERETKREKILEARQRELRLKERSRSEQSREEDTGRDDGDDPPDQLISRAETDFYSVVETETRRRRDREEQSNREKDVCEEKEVKDEDASGTEPSQ